Sequence from the Kineosporia succinea genome:
GGCCACGTAGAACTGGAAGAGCAGGTGGCACGGCGGCAGCGCCATGTTCTCGATCTCGGCCACGTTCCAGGCCGACACGATCATCCGGCGCGAGTCCGGGTTGGTGCGGATGGTCTGCACCAGGTCGGCGATCTGGTCGACGTGTCCGCCGTCGGGCTTCGGCCACGAGCGCCACTGCACGCCGTAGACCGGGCCGAGTTCGCCCTCCGGGGAGGCCCATTCGTCCCAGATCGTGACGCCGTTCTCGTGCAGCCAGCCGATGTTCGAGTCACCGCGCAGGAACCACAGCAGCTCCACGGCCACCGACTTGAAGTGCACTTTCTTGGTCGTGATCAGGGGGAAGCCGTCACGCAGGTGGAAGCGCATCTGGTGGCCGAACACGCTGCGGGTGCCGGTGCCGGTGCGGTCCGACTTGGTGACGCCGGTGGACATCACGTGGGTCAGGAGGTCTTCGTACTGCGTCGACGTCATGAGCGCGACGCTACCCGGACGCCGGCCGTGGTGACGACGAAGCGCACGTGGGAGAGGTCTTTCACCACGGCGTCCGCCTCGAGCGTGTCGGCGCTGTGCGTGGTCGCCAGCGCCAGCCGGGCCGCGCCCGCCTCCTTGCCCGAGGTGAGACCCGCGGGCGCGTCCTCCACCACCAGGCAGTCGGCCGGGTCGACGCCGAGCCGCTGCGCGGGCAGCCGGTACGGCGCCGGGTCGGGCTTGCCGACCTCCACCATGTCGGCGGTGACCAGCACCTCGGGCGCGATCAGGCCGGACGTCGCGATCCGGGCGAGCGCGAGGTCGTGCACGCAGGACGTGGCGATCGCCGCCCGGCCGCTCGGGGCCAGGGCGGCCAGGGCCTCGGCGGCGCCGGGCAGCACGACGACCCCGTCGGTGTCCTCGGTCTCGATCTGCTCGATGCGGCGGGTGGCCACCTCCCACTGCTCCGGCGGCAGGAACTGCGACACGACCTGGGCCGCCGGGATCCCGTGCCAGGTGCCGAAACCGGTCAGGTGGACACCGAACTCGCCGGCCCAGCGCATCCACGAGCGCTCGACCGCGGGCGTGGAGTCGATGAGGGTGCCGTCCATGTCGAAGAGGACGGCGGCGAAGGTGCGCCCCGCGAGCGCGGTCAGGGATTCGTTGTCGGCCACGGCGCCAGGGTACGGGCCGGGTCCTGGGTGAAATGATGTCCCGCATGGCATCGAACGTCCTGGTCCGGCCGGCCCGTGCGAGTGACCCGGCGGTGATCGGCTCCATCCAGGCCCGGGCCTGGGGGCTGGCCTACGCGCAACTGCTGCCGCCCGAGGCGCTGGCCGCGCTGACACCGGCCGAGCTGACCCCGGTCTGGCGCGAGGCGGTGCTGCGGCCACCGGGCCCGAAGCACGGCGTGTTCGTGGCGGTGACCGACGACCTGGTGGTCGGGTTCGCGTCGGTGGCACCCAGCGACGACCAGGACGCGGACGAGGCGACCGGCGCGCTCGGGGTTCTCGCGGTCGACCCGGGGCACCAGCGGGCGGGGCACGGGTCGCGGTTGCTGTCGGCGGTCGTCGACCACCTGCGGGGCCACGGGCTGACGTCGCTGACCGTGTGGGTGCCGGAGGCGGACTCACCCCGGGTCGAGTTCTTCACGTCGGCGGGCATGGTGGCCGACGGGGCGCGGCGGTCGTTCGCGGGGCCGGACGGGACCACGGTCACCGAGGCGCGTTTCACGGCGGAGATCGGGGAGCCCGTCGGTGGGTGAGGCGGGCGGCCGGGTCCGGGTGGCTGCCGATGGTGGACGCGGCGGTGCACTCACGCTTCCGGGCGCCGGTTCGCGGGTGGCGCCCGGTTCACGGATGACGCTCGGCTCGTGGATGGCCCTCGGCTCGCGGGTGGCCCCCGGTTCGTGGGTGGCCTTGGATCCCTGGGTGGCCGGGTGACGCCCACGTCGCCCGCGGAGGCGACCACCACGTCCCCCGTTCGCCGTCTGGTGGGCATCGACGTGGCCCGGGCGTTCGCGCTCTTCGGGATGATGGCGACGCACATCCTGTCGGGCGAGGGCTCGGAGGAGGGGGCGATGGGGGCCCTGCACGATCTCGCCGGAGGCCGCGCCGCAGCGCTTTTCGCGGTGCTGGCGGGCGTCGGGCTGGCCCTGGCCTCGGGCGGGGCGGACCCCACACCGCCGAAGGTGGCTCGCACCCGTCACACCACCCTCGTTCGGTCGGTCGCGCTGGTGGCCCTCGGCCTGACGCTGGCGCTGGCCGACACCCCGGTCGCGATCATCCTGGCCTACTACGGCGTCCTGTTCCTGGTCGCGGTGCCGTTCCTGAGCCTGCGGGCCCCCGCGCTGACCGGCCTGGCCGTGACCTGTGCACTCGTGACCCCGGTGGTGAGCTACTGGCTGCGCGGGCCGGGCGGGCTCGACGAGCACTCCGGCGACAACCTGTCCTGGGCGTCGCTGGCCGAGCCGGTCTCCGTGCTGCGGCACCTGCTGCTGACCGGCTACTACCCCGTGCTCACCTGGACCACCTACCTTTTCGCGGGCCTGGCGGTGGGCCGGCTCACGCTGCGGCAGCCGCGCACGGCGGCGCTGGTGACGGCCGTGGGCGCCGCGCTCGCGGCCGGGGCCTGGCTGGTGTCACAGGTGGCCGTGCGCCTGGCCGGAGGGTTCGGCACGCTGGTGACCGACGGCCTGCTCAGCCGCTACTCGGTCACCGACGCCACACCGAACTCCAGCTTCTACGGCGTCACCCCGGTGAACGACCCGTGGTGGCTGCTGGTGCGGGTGGCCCACAGCGGCTCGATCACCGACCTGGTGCACACCACCGGCACGTCGCTGCTGGTGCTCGGGCTGACCCTGCTCGTGGTGGGCCGGCTCGGTGAGGTGGTGCCGGTGCGGATGCTGGCCGCCGCCGGCTCGATGACGCTGACGCTCTACTGCGTGCACGTGCTCGCGGTCGGGCTCAACGCCGCCGGCGCGGATCCGCTGGTGCCGCCGTGGCCGTTCCTGGCCCTGAACGTCGTCGGCGCCGTGATCATCGGGCTGCTCTGGGGCGCACCGAAGCGCCGCGGGCCCCTGGAGGACGCCATCGTGTCGATGGCGGGTGTGGCCGCGCGGCGCTGACGGAGCGCTTCACAGGTAGTGCTCGAGCCCCTGCACCAGACCGGGCCGGTTCGCGATCTGGCGCACGGCCAGCAGCACACCGGGCATGAACGAGATCCGGTCGAACGAGTCGTGGCGGATGGTCAGCTGCTCACCCGGCCCACCGAGCAGCACCTCCTCGTGCGCCACCAGGCCGCGCAGCCGCACCGAGTGCACGCGCACCCCCTCGACGTCCGCACCCCGGGCGCCGTCGAGGGACGCGGTGGTCGCGTCGGGCGACGGGCCCACCCCGGCCTCGCGGCGGGCGGCGGCGATCTGCTCGGCGGTGTGCCGGGCGGTGCCGGACGGGGCGTCGGCCTTGTTCGGGTGGTGCAGCTCGACCACCTCGACCGACTCGAAGTGCTTGGCCGCCTCGGCCGCGAAACGCATGAGCAGCACCGCGCCGAGCGCGAAGTTGGGCGCCAGCAGCACCCCGGTGGACGGCGACTTCTCCAGCGCCGCGCGTACCTTCGCCAGGCCGGGCCCGGTCCAGCCGGTGGTGCCGACGACCGCGTGCACGCCCTGCTCGACGCAGGTGGCCACGATGTCGTCCACCCCCTCGGGACCGGTCATGACCACGGCCACGTCCGCGCCCTCGAGCCCGGCCACCAGGTCGTCGTTCCGGCCGATGCTCGCGCTGAGCGTGAGATCGCCGGCTGCCTCCACCGCGTCGACGGTGGCCCTGCCCATCCGACCGGCCGCACCGATCACTGCTACCGCTGTCACGCAGGGCAAGGTATCAGCCGGGCGTGGTCACACCGCGGGTTGCCCGGGCGCCCCCGGCAGGGCCGCCTCCCGGCTGGTGTCCTTCAGGGCCACGCCCGAGCGGCCGAGCTGACGGGCCCCGGCGATCAGCCCGCCGGCCACCCGGGCCGCGACCTCGTAGGGGAGCCCGCCCGGAGCGTGCACGTTCGACACGCAGTTGCGGTCGGAGTCGGCGCGGCCCGGTTCCGGGCGGTGGGTCAGGTAGATGCCCAGGCTGTCGGCCACCGACAGACCGGGACGTTCACCGATGAGCACCAGCACGGTGCCCACCCCCAGCGCCGCGCCGACGTGATCGCCCAGCCCGACCCGGGCCTGGGTGGCCACGACCGGCGGGGCCAGGGTCAGCGTCGGCGGGAGGGCCTGCACCAGTGCCCTCAGGAGCGGCACCCCGTGGGTCTGCAGGGCGCGG
This genomic interval carries:
- a CDS encoding HAD-IA family hydrolase translates to MADNESLTALAGRTFAAVLFDMDGTLIDSTPAVERSWMRWAGEFGVHLTGFGTWHGIPAAQVVSQFLPPEQWEVATRRIEQIETEDTDGVVVLPGAAEALAALAPSGRAAIATSCVHDLALARIATSGLIAPEVLVTADMVEVGKPDPAPYRLPAQRLGVDPADCLVVEDAPAGLTSGKEAGAARLALATTHSADTLEADAVVKDLSHVRFVVTTAGVRVASRS
- the eutC gene encoding ethanolamine ammonia-lyase subunit EutC; amino-acid sequence: MTDFWDPLRATTQARIGLGRVGDGMPTSRVLDFRLAHAIARDAVHEPLDVPALLGSLVGSGLCAPMVDASVASGSSVPPPGGNGEPRLGPPVVVTSRAGDRATYLRRPDLGRLPADLSPVPATGADVGFVLADGLSARALQTHGVPLLRALVQALPPTLTLAPPVVATQARVGLGDHVGAALGVGTVLVLIGERPGLSVADSLGIYLTHRPEPGRADSDRNCVSNVHAPGGLPYEVAARVAGGLIAGARQLGRSGVALKDTSREAALPGAPGQPAV
- a CDS encoding heparan-alpha-glucosaminide N-acetyltransferase domain-containing protein; the protein is MTPTSPAEATTTSPVRRLVGIDVARAFALFGMMATHILSGEGSEEGAMGALHDLAGGRAAALFAVLAGVGLALASGGADPTPPKVARTRHTTLVRSVALVALGLTLALADTPVAIILAYYGVLFLVAVPFLSLRAPALTGLAVTCALVTPVVSYWLRGPGGLDEHSGDNLSWASLAEPVSVLRHLLLTGYYPVLTWTTYLFAGLAVGRLTLRQPRTAALVTAVGAALAAGAWLVSQVAVRLAGGFGTLVTDGLLSRYSVTDATPNSSFYGVTPVNDPWWLLVRVAHSGSITDLVHTTGTSLLVLGLTLLVVGRLGEVVPVRMLAAAGSMTLTLYCVHVLAVGLNAAGADPLVPPWPFLALNVVGAVIIGLLWGAPKRRGPLEDAIVSMAGVAARR
- the dapB gene encoding 4-hydroxy-tetrahydrodipicolinate reductase, which gives rise to MTAVAVIGAAGRMGRATVDAVEAAGDLTLSASIGRNDDLVAGLEGADVAVVMTGPEGVDDIVATCVEQGVHAVVGTTGWTGPGLAKVRAALEKSPSTGVLLAPNFALGAVLLMRFAAEAAKHFESVEVVELHHPNKADAPSGTARHTAEQIAAARREAGVGPSPDATTASLDGARGADVEGVRVHSVRLRGLVAHEEVLLGGPGEQLTIRHDSFDRISFMPGVLLAVRQIANRPGLVQGLEHYL
- a CDS encoding GNAT family N-acetyltransferase, coding for MASNVLVRPARASDPAVIGSIQARAWGLAYAQLLPPEALAALTPAELTPVWREAVLRPPGPKHGVFVAVTDDLVVGFASVAPSDDQDADEATGALGVLAVDPGHQRAGHGSRLLSAVVDHLRGHGLTSLTVWVPEADSPRVEFFTSAGMVADGARRSFAGPDGTTVTEARFTAEIGEPVGG
- a CDS encoding thymidylate synthase, translated to MTSTQYEDLLTHVMSTGVTKSDRTGTGTRSVFGHQMRFHLRDGFPLITTKKVHFKSVAVELLWFLRGDSNIGWLHENGVTIWDEWASPEGELGPVYGVQWRSWPKPDGGHVDQIADLVQTIRTNPDSRRMIVSAWNVAEIENMALPPCHLLFQFYVADGELSLQVYQRSADLFLGVPFNIASYALLLHLVAQQTGLEPGELIWTGGDCHIYDNHVEQVTEQLSRDVRPFPQIRITPAASLFEYTYADLEIVDYDPHPAIRAQVAV